GACATTAAGATCAAGGATGTCCTCGGCCGATCCTGGCAATGTTCAACCGTGCAGGTCGATTTCAATAACCCTGAGCGGTTCAAACTCGCCTATACCGGCGAGGACGGCAAACACCATCAACCGATCATGATCCACCGGGCATTGATGGGTTCCATCGAACGCTTCTTCGGCATCTTGATCGAACACTTTGCCGGGGCCTTTCCGACATGGCTGGCCCCAGTGCAGGCGGTGGTACTGACGATCACGGACAATCAGCAGGAGTTTGCAGCCAAGATCGTCTCGACCCTCAAGGGCCACGGATTCAGGGTCGAAGCGGACCTCCGGAACGAGAAGATCGGCTTCAAGATCCGCGAAGCGGAAAAGCTCAAGATTCCCTACATGCTGGTCGTCGGAGACAAAGAAGTACAAAGCGGCATGGTGGCGGTTCGGGGACGGAGCGGCACCAACCATGGGAGCATGCCGATCGAACAGTTCCTGGAACTCATTCGCACGGACACGAATCAAACATTACGCGGCACAGCAACCCTCTCACAAACGAGGTGACCTATCGTCCCTAAATTACGTGTAAACCGGGAAATCAGGATTCGGGAAGTTCGAGTCATCGGTCCTGACGGCGAGCAATTGGGCATACTGCCGACTGTCGAGGCATACAATAAGGCACAGGAGGGGGGATACGACCTTGTCGAGGTGGCCCCGACTTCCCAGCCGCCGGTTTGCCGCATCATGGACTATGGGAAGTACAAGTTCGAGCTCAGCAAGAAAGATCACCAAAGTCGGCGGCATCAAAAGTCTACGCAAGTGAAGGAGATCAAGCTGCGCCCCCGCACGGACAAGCATGATCTCGAGATCAAGATCCGCCAGATCAAAGAATTCCTGACCGACGGCAACAAGACGAAGGTAACACTCACATATCGCGGTCGCGAAATGGCGAATCAGGAAATGGGCCGCACCATGATGACCACCGTCATTCAACAATGTTCGGAGGCGGGAACCGTCGAATTCGCGCCGAGGATGGAAGGGCGGAGCCTGATCATGATTCTGGCTCCCAAGTAGTGTGCGCGACGCACACAAGGAAGGAATGAGAGCATGAAGATGAAGATGAAAACCCACAGCGGCGCAAAGAAGCGGTTCAAGCGCACGGGAACCGGCAAATTGGTTCGCCGAAAGGCCGGCAGTCGGCATTTGTTGACCGGCAAGCCGCGCGATCGTAAGCGGAACCTGAAGGGAGCCACGGATGTCTCTTCCGCCTCGACTCCCGCATTGAACAAATTACTTCCGCAGTAACGATGATTGTCCCGTGAACAGGATCTGAAAGGAGTCGTTCCCCATGCCTCGTACAAAAGGTGGTCCGAAAACCCGACAGCGGCGAAAGAAGCGCCTGAAACTGGCGAAAGGCCAGTATGGTGCCAAGAGCCGCTTGTTCCGAAGCGCAACGGAGTCCGTCGATAAAGGTCAGGCGTACGCCTATTCGGGACGGAAGCAGCGGAAACGCGACTTCCGCCAGTTGTGGATTGCACGCATCAGTGCCGCGACCCGTATGCATGGCATCGCATACAGTCGGTTCATGAATGCCCTGAAGAAGGCAAATATCCTATTGGATCGGAAGGTCCTCTCCGATATGGCGATCCGGGATATGGCGGGATTCGAGAAACTCGTCGGGGTAGCCAAACAGCAGCTCGCGACAGCCGCGAGCTAATCAAGGCGCATCAGTCACGTGGCGGGGAGGTCCTCATCAGCGACTTCCCCGTCATCCTTCATCGAGTAGCCGGTCGATCTCCAGCTCCAGTGCGACGGCCGGCACGCCAATCTGCCACTGCTCAAGAACCTCCGGGTGCAATTCCCCCAGCAGCCCGATCACCCGTCCGCCCGCAATGATGGCTCCGGCCCGCCCCTCAAGAAATGAAGGATGGGGTACAGGTTCCAGGGTAAATGGGCGATCCAGATAGTACAGCAGCAGATCCAGGCACGAGTGAATTTCAGAGAAGTGTGCGTCGGCATGCGCAATCACGGCCCCTAACTTCGTCACCGTGCGTGACCCGATGTCAGCATTCACATCCGGAACCGCCACCTCCCCGACTTCGAACATGCGATGTGGATAAAACGCACGGCTCGAATTCGTTTCCACCTGCAACAGCGAGGGGGTGATCCACTGACGCAGGCAGGAATAACTGAGAGACATCACATTGTCTACTTCCACCACCTTCGCCCACTCGGTGCCGTCCACCCGCATTTTGGTGCAAAAATCCTGGTGAGACCCCATGATGTTGGAAATGATCTCCTGAAACTCCATGCCCACCATGAGATGCCGAATGCGGTCGGCCATGTGCTCGAGCCGCGACAGTCCGCCGACGGTGAACTGCGACGGCATGACCGGCGCAAACCTGGCATACCCCTGGCTGATCGCGACATCCTCGACCACATCCACCGTGTGCAACAGATCGTTCCGGTACGGGGGCAATTGCACGCCCACCTTCTGTCCGGCGGACTTCACCGTGTAGCCATAGGATTTTAACGCCGCCGCCACCTCACGCCCCCCCAATGCCTCCCCCAGAGCCGTTTCAATGGCCTTGAGAGGAATCGACCGCGGCGCACCGAAATCCACCGGCGTGTGCCAGCGCCGTCCGAAAGCGGTTTTCACAGGCGATTGAATCTCCACCGGAGTGATCACCGCCCCTCTATCGGCAAGGTTGGCGGCAAAAATATTCAGCGTCAGCGACACCATCTGTAAATCGGTTCCGGTCACTTCGACGAATAATTCATGATCGCCGACCTGCACCTCGCCGATTTCCCGGCTGTTGATGATCGGTGGGAATGAGAGCACCTGCCCCTTCGCATCGCGCAACACGGGAAGCCGGTCATGGCCACTGAGGATCCCGCCATACTCTACGCCCTTAGGGTGGACCATGAGGATTTCGCGCAGGGTCATCACCGTTTCCATGCCCAACGGCGTGAACCGCACCTCGTCAGGCTTCACTAAATCATACGACACGGGAAAGACGATGGGAGCCAACCGATACAAGCCAATAGAGACCGTCCGTCGTTTGCGCCCAAAGATATCGGCCAACTTTTCCTGCGTCTGGATGAGCTGGGTGAGCCCGGAAGCCGTCACCCGATATCCGACCGCCGTACACGCCGCCACATAGGGACGAATCCGATCCAACCCCGGCGCGACGACCAGTTTCCCCGCCGCACGTTTCTGCTTTTTGAAGAAGGGATACGAAATAGACGCGCCCTGTTGCTTGATCCGGATCTGCCGGGCGATACCCTCGCAACACCACAAATCAGGACGGTTGCTGTCTTGGAGTTCGATCCGCAGTTCGCCCGTTTCGGCGTTGTGTCCCTTCAACTCCCCCTTCACCAACATGAGCGACTGCTCCAGCTGATCAAGGGAAATGCGCACAGGCGTACCGTCCGGTCCTGCGATGAGGGCTTCGAGATCGTCTCGTTGTACGGAGATGGTAGGCATGATGTCGTCCTAAAAACTTCCTCGCATCGTGCGAATGAATTCCAGGTCCGCCGAGAATAAGTCGCGAATATCGTGAATCCCCAGGGCCACCATCGCCATCCGATCCAACCCAAGCCCCCAGGCAATCACCGGCACCGACACACCCAACGGCGTCGTGACTTCGGGACGGAACAATCCTGCACCGCCTAGCTCCATCCAGCCGAGCTTCGGGTGACGCACATGCATTTCCACAGAGGGCTCTGTGAACGGGAAATAGGCCGGGAGAAATTTCACTTCCTTGGCCTGAGCCACTTCCCGCGCGAACAGGTTGAGTAGACCTAAGAGGGTGCGAAAGTTGATATCCGCCCCCAAGACGATCCCTTCCACCTGGAAAAAGTCCGTGGCGTGGGTGGCATCGACCTGGTCGTAGCGAAAGCAGCGTGCAATGGAGAAATATTTCCCCGGCACGGACGGATTCGCCGCCAGCCGACGTGCAGACACCGCGGTCCCCTGACTCCGGAGCACTAAACGCTTGGCTCGCTCCACATCGAACTGATACCCCCAACCGGTGGAACCCGCCCCCGTTCCCTTCTCGTGAACCTGCGTCACGTTACTGAGATAGGGTTCGGCAATATCACGGGCATGCGTGGGGTTCTTCACAAAATACACATCGTGAATGTCGCGAGCCGGATGGAATTGCGGCATGAAGAGCGCATCCATATTCCAGAACTCGGTCTCCACCAGTGTTCCCCGCATTTCCTGAAACCCCATGCTGACCAGCTTGAGCTTGACCAGATCGAGAAATTCTCGATAGGGATGCCGCTTCCCCGCCGAGATGCGCGGAGCCCGCAAACTGATGGTGTACTTCCGGAACCGCTTCGTCCGCCACGCCCCCTCTTTCAGGAGTTCCGGCGTCAACTGCGAGACTTCCTCCGCCACACCGTCGCGCGACAACTGCTCTGCGACCTTCCGGCCAGTATCGGTCAACACGAACGACCGTGTCACCCGTTCGTCCACACGGAAGGGCTCGCGCGCATTCCCTCGCTTCACCGCATGCTGCTGGAGCACGGATCGGAGCGGCTCGGCGAACGTCTCCAGGTCCCGTTGCCCACCCCGTAATTCTTGCAACAAGGCACGCATGGCCTCAGCGGTGGTGCTGTTCCGGCCGGTGCTCTCAATGCAGCCGCCTTGCACGATGAGAATCGCCCCCTCCTTCTTGAGGGTCCCGACGGCCTTGCTCACATCGGATGGCTCAAGTTGTTCCTTGGACTGAATATCCTGGATGGTCAGCCGCTTCCCGGTCTGCCCGGCTTCCCGAGCCGCCGAGAGCACACGTTCAATCGGCGCAGCCTGGTCACAAAACGCTTCCCCGATCGGAGTCAGCGACGCAATATGCGCCACCGTTTCAGCATGCACGGCAATCAGGGACTTGGCCAAGAGCCATTCCACTGCCATGCTCAACTGCGACGGCTCTAACCCGGCGGTCGACGCAAGCTGATCAAGTGTCGGCGGGGCACTCTGCGGCGGGGCTAAAGCCAGCAGCACTTTGCTTTCGAGGGGATGAAGATTATCCATGAAATAGGGGTGCGGTCTGGCCCTCGTCGATCATCGGGCAGCGGCAGTCCTCGCTGTTCGAGCAGCAGATTCGTATCCGGCCCGCAACGCGGTAATGGCGGCAGCATAGTCGTCACCGGAAAATACGGCGGACCCCGCCACCAACACGTCCGCACCTGCCGCAAGAATCGCATCTGCATTGTCCGGCTTCACGCCGCCATCGACTTCCAAGAGCGCATGGCTGTGGGTGCGGTCGATCAACCCGCGAACCTCGGCAATCTTCTGAAGCGACGAGGGAATGAACTTTTGTCCGCCGAATCCCGGATTCACGGACATGATCAGGATGAGATCGGCGTCACGCACAATTTCCGACAACATCACCGCCGGCGTGGCGGGATTTAGCGTGACGCCGGCCCTCACGCCGCGCTCCTTGATCGACTGAACCGTCCGATGCAGGTGAGGGCAGGTCTCCACATGAACCGTGAGATAATCGGCTCCCGCTTCGGCGAATTCCGCGATGAACGCATCCGGATTCGTCATCATGAGATGGACATCCAACGGAAGCGTCGTCACTTTCCGCAGCGCTTCGACGATGGGCGGCCCAACTGTGAGGTTGGGAACAAAGTGGCCGTCCATCACATCAATGTGCAGCCAGTCGGCGCCCGCCTTCTCCACCCGCGAGACCTCTTCGGCCAAACGGGCAAAGTCAGCCGACAGAATAGACGGGGCAATACGTACGGTCCGACCGACCATCACTCGCTCCTCCGCACACGAGCGGCAAAAAACGCATCCATCCTGTTCATGTTCGCCATCGTAGATAGATCCCCTTGAGGGGTCACGAACGGCAGACCGGCTGGGGGCAACCAAGGCGCGACCGACTCACGCTGAAATTCGCAATGAAACTGGCAAAACTCGTCGATGATCGATTCGGTTTCTTCCGGCTCGATCGAGCAGGTACTATAGACCAACACCCCACCAGGCCGCAAGAGACGACTCGTCTCCGCTAGCAAGTCCTGCTGCACCAATCGATGCTGTGCGATGCTCTCCGGGGTTTTGTACCACTTGCCGTCCGGATGGCGTCGCAACACCCCCAAGCCGCTGCAGGGCGCGTCGAGCAGAATGCGGTCAAACGGCACGGAGAGCGCTGACTCACGCCTTGCAACGGCCCACCGTCCTGCTCCCGATGCCGTCTCTGCCTGGATCAGCTCACGCATATCACCCATGAGCGGGGTGACGATGTTCACCCCAAGGCGCCGGCAGTTTTCCATCACCAAACTGAGCCGTGCGGTGGCCCGATCAACAGCGACGATGGTCCCCCGATTTTCCATCAACGCTGCCACCTGCGTCGTCTTTCCTCCCGGCGCCGCACAGGCATCAAGCACCCGCTGTCCCGGTTGTACGTCCAGGAGCAACGGAATGAGTTGGCCCGCCTCATCTTCGACATAAAAATGTCCCGCCGCATATCCCGGAAGGTCTGCGACGGAGGTGGCGCGAGCCAGCTGAACGCCCACCTCGCTGATCAACGTCGGGCTGGCGGCAACATTGGCCGCAGCCAGTTCGGCCAGGAACGCGGTACGCGAAGTTCGGAGTCGGTTCACCCGAAGCGTCAACGGAGGCATCTCAACCGTCGCTCGGCACAAGGCCTCGGCCCGCTCAGTGCCCCAAGTGCGACACCATCGCTCCACCATCCAGGCTGGACAGGAATACCGGACGCTCAAGGCCGTCACCGGGTCCTGCACCACATCCGGCCAGGCCGGTTCCGGCGATCGCAGTAGCCCCCTGAGCACAGCATTCACAAACCCACTCCAGTCTCGCCCGAGGCGACGGCTCTGCTGCTTGATCAAACGTACGGACTCATTGACGGCAGCCGAATCCGGGACACGATCGAGATACAGCAGTTGGTACGCCCCCAACCGCAGCACTGCCTGAACAAGGGTGGGCAATTTTGCGATCCGCCGATCCGACAAGAGACCCAGCCGCCAGTCGAGCGTCGCCCGATAGCGCAGCACGCCGCGGACAAGCTCGACCATGAAGGCCCGGTCCCGCTGATCCAACGAGGCGAAAGCCGAAACCTGATCGAACAGATCATCGCTCAACAACCCGGCTTTTTCGATCGCCACCAACGCCTTCATGGCGGCACGACGCCCCGCGGATGCGGCGTCAATCGGCTGTAGTGCTTGCGGATCAGAAACCATGAATAGAAAAATCGATTACGGTGGGAAGGTCGTCAGCGGCGCGTGAATAATGCGCGCATGATCATCCCGCCGGCGGCGGAGCGGCCTGCAAACTGAGGCCTTCAGCTAACCGATGGCCTACCAAATACTGGGCCATGGTCATCCGCCGACTGTTGGAAGGTTGAATGTCGATGATGTGAATGGTCCCGCCACCGGTCGCGACCTCAACCCGGTCTTTGGCAACTTTGGTCACGGTCCCGGGGCTAGCTCCCGTCGATTCGTCGCTGGCCTGGACACGCCACAGGGCCCAGCGCTCCCCGTTCACGAAGGTATAGGCACCCGGCCAAGGAGACAAGCCACGCACGCGATTGGCAATCTCCACGGCCGTCAACGTCCAATCGATCAATCCATCCTCCTTCTTGAGCAGGGGCGCCAAGGTTGCCTGCGCATCATCCTGTCGTTCCGGAGTGAGCGTCCCCGCTTTGAGACGGCGCAAGGTCTCAACCAACAATCGTCCGCCCACCTCGGCAAGACGAACCGCCAGCGTCCCCGCCGTGTCGTCCGGACGAATTTCCACCGTTTCACGCAACAACATGTCGCCGGTGTCCATCCCCTCGGCCATGAACATGGTCGTGATACCGGTTTCCCGCTCCCCTCGCATGATGGCCCATTGAACGGGGCCCGCCCCGCGATACTTCGGCAGCAACGATCCGTGCACGTTGATACAGCCATGCGGCGGGAGCGACAAAATCACCGGCGGTAAAATCCGGCCAAACGCCGTCACCGCGATCACGTCAGGAGCCCACTGGCGCAACGCATCCAAAAAGGCAGGGTCTTTCATCTTCAGGGGCTGCAACACGGGGATGCCTTCACGCTGGCAGACGACTTTCACTGGAGAGGGAATCACGTCCTGTCCGCGCCCCTTCGGCCGGTCCGGCTGGGTGACCACTCCCACCACTTCGTCGTCCGACTTCAGCAACGCCTCCAGCGACGGCACGGCGAAGTCCGGTGTTCCCATAAACACGATGCGCATGCTCACGCTTTATCATTCTCCCCTCGCGAATGCAATTCTCGCGGCAGCTTCCTTGACTCTCGTTTCACCTGCCTGTTACTATCCGGTCGCGGGGTGGAGCAGCCTGGTAGCTCGTTGGGCTCATAACCCAAAGGTCAGAGGTTCAAATCCTCTCCCCGCAACCAACCTTACATCTTATCTTTCAACCACTTAGAGCAGTTTCGGTCCCGACTTTAGCACTCGTGTGAGACACCGATTGTGCTAAATTTGTGCTAACCCCTGCCGGAACGCGATCCAAGATCTCCACACCAGCACGCAAACTCTCTGGATGATGATGGGCATACCGCATCACCATGGAGATGGTTTTCCATCGTCCAAGTTTCTGCACGGTATAGATGTCGACTCCGGCCTGCACAAGACGGGTGGCAAAGGTATGGCGCAGATCGTGAAAACGAAAGTTTTTCACTTCTGCCTTTCGCATGACAGGGTAAAACACGCGAAGCAGGTCTCGCGCATCCATCCGATTACCCGCGCCGTTGAAGAACACGTAATCAGTTTTGAGCGAGCGAACCCGTGCTCTGGCTTTCAGTACCTCAAACGTCTTTGCGTTGACTGGAAGGGTATCCTTCGCTCCATTCTTTTGCTCCAGCAACGTAATCGTCTTCCGGAAGAGATCAACCCTGGACCATTGGAGGTCTAAGATTTCTCCTTGTCGAAGCCCCGTGTTTGCGGCAAAGACAATGATCTCCTGTAGCCATTGCGGAGAGGCGGCCAACAATCGCTGTTCCTCCTCTGCCGTGAGCCATCGCTCAATCATGTTACGCACCTTCTCCCTCGATACACGGATCACCGGATTTTCCGTGACCCACTCCCATTCCTTGACGGCAAGCTGAAAAGCGTGGCTCAAGATCCCTAACTCGATATTAATGGTCTTGGCCGCGGCCCCTTCTGCTCGTCGCTTCGCCTTATGTGCTGCAATAAGAGACGGACGTAACTCCCTTAGGGTGAGATCCCCGAATGAACGAATGAGATGCAGCGCCACGGACCTATCACTTCGCTGAGAAGAGGGAGACTTATTGACCGCTGAATGATCTCGGAGATAGCGCTCCAACAATTCCTTCACCGTCTTATCAGCTCCCCTTGCTGGTTCGTACCACTTCCCTTCAGCGATCTGAGTCCTCACCTTGTGATAAATCTTTTCCGCCACCTTCTTATCCGTCACCTCAGTGGATCTTCTGACCTGTTTGCCACAGTAAGAAAACCCCATCCACCAGACTCGGTTTCGCCGAAACAGTGCCATCATCGCCCTCCTTGTTTGGCCCTGTCTTGGTCTGGTTTCTCGCGCCTGGGAGTATAGTGAGCAGCTTTGGCCACGGCAATCAGGTGGTCTACGTCCCTGGCGTCATGCCGAGTGAGGCGAGGAGGGTTATTCATAGGTGCACTGAAGGTGTTCAACCATGCTTGGATGGCGTCCGGTTCAAACCGGATGAGGCCATGAATGCGACAGTGCGGAATCTTGTTCTGTGAGGCCCAGAGATACAGTGTGGACGGCTTGATGTTGAGCCAAGCCGACAGCTCTTTCGTCGTAAGCATGGTGCAGATACACCGGGGGAGTCTCGCGACACCCCCAGTACCCCTAACATGGCCTGCCCGCGTGACCGCCGGCAGACGTGACAAACCGATTGGGTGGTTGCTTGAGCAAGTTCCGGTGCCGGTCTTTCCACCGGGAGATGCCCCTGACAATCTCGTGCTGTAGCCATTCTTCCCCACCAGGGGTGGCGCAAATTACCGCCAGCATTGGCGTCAGGGTGTCGCTCACCCATCGTTTCACGTTTTGCAGGGTCTGCACCTGCTTCTCCTGGGCCAATCGCCCCTTCTGAAATCCCTCCGTCAGGAGGGCGTACCACTCCAGCATGGGAGCCCGGTAGCGATCTTCCTCTTCGGCGTCTTTTGGGATCTGCCGGAAGTTCACATAGATGCGAAGCAATCCCACAACGCATTCCTTCCAGTCGGCTTCATCCAAATTCGCCAAGGCCCGGGCACAGAGCTGGGCGCGGTCTTGTTTGAACTCCAATTCCCACCGCACGCCAAACTCTTGCCAGTTCTCTCGTTCCTTGCTCTGCATCTCCAGACGTTTGTCATAGATACGCAACAAGGTTTGACTCTGAGGACTGCCGAAATACATGGTTTCGCCGGTGGTCGCACCGGTACCACGAGTCAGGTTAGACACAATCTGCCTTACCTGAGCGGCCCGCGTGACGCAGTGACCATCTGCTACGGCTTGTCGAATGGTGGCCATCGGAACGGTCCGGGCTCGGTCATCGAGGGCACAATCCATCCGAGTGACATGGCCTTGTTGCTCATGAATCCATTTCAAGAGAACCCGAACCTGATCGAGGGTCAGAGCAGAGACGAGTCCACCAGACAGATCGACATGGATCTCATTCGGGCGACGAGGGGCATTCGTGCCAAGCTTGCCGACCCCCCGTCCTCCATCCGACCTGATCCAGGACAGGGGATAGCCTCGAAAGCCGCCTTTGGCCCGACTCCAGTCTCCGCCAAGGACCTTCATGGTCTCTTGAGGCCGACTCGCCAGTACCGTAAAGGCGAGCCAATCAATGGAGAGGGTGAAGGCAGAATCCATGGAACCTATCGAACTCCTATAAGGAACCCTGTGGTGAGAGCCCCCGTGTTACCAAGACGGGGGCTATTCCGCTCCGCGCCCCAGCCTGACGGCATGCGGCGCGGACCGGCTTTGCCTGTTGATGGTGAGGCGGACAGCACTCTTTTCAACGTCCTTCCTGAACCGGTCGAGTGAGCTTCTGGCGGACGACGGCAAACGCTTTTTCGCCCACTTCTTTCGCTACAATTTTGATGGCCTCGGCCTTGCCATCCATCACCATACTCATGAGGACTGCACCACGGACATACTTGGAGACGGTTGTCCCTTCATCGCTGGCACATCGCTCAATGAGCTTGCGTTCCTGGTCAGTCACCTTAAATTGAAGCGTTTCTTTCTTTGTGTCGTCACTTTTCATGGCGGCCTCCTAGCATATATTACGACATATATTACACTTCATATTGCCGTTGTCAAGCTTCCAGCGCTAGGGACGATCCAGTCTACATTTTGTAATGGCCGAGTGGAGTAGCTGCATGCGCTGTCCCTACTGCTTCGCTCAAGAACTCCAACCTTGCGAGGCTGCAAGTTTGTGGAATGACGGGAGACCGTTAATAAGAGAAATTTGTCATTGTAGAGACGAAATGACATTTTGTGATAATTTCTCGTCCAATGATTCGCTCAATCTCAATAGATAATGTTCGCCTTTTCAGTGGTACTGGCTGGACTTTCCCTATCCACCCGCTCCAGGTTTTTTGTGGCACCAACAGCGCTGGCAAATCCACGTTACTGAAGACCTTGCTTCTTTTGAGACAAAGCGTTGTCGTACCGGAAAGTTACGAGGGTGCTGATGGGCGATTAAGGTTTGTGTCAAATCAGGCAGACCTGGGAAATTATGCTTCGTTCGTTTCGAACAACATGCTGGAGGAAGATATAAGGATCTCAATAACAATTGAGGATCGATTGCGGCGGAAGACAATAGAAGATCTTATCTCAATGAAAAATGGCCGTACTTCCCACCAGGTTGCCGATAAAAATGCATGGCTACCTTACACCTTGACCGCTTCGTTCAGATTTAGCCTCGATAAAAAAGAAGCATCGCTTGCAAGGACTCAAGGGTTTCTAAAAGAGGCGAATTTTGAGATAGGTTATCTAGGTAATTCTTTACTCCATTGGAAAATTGTCTCGACTCTTGGAAAGGCAACGGAAGAGAAAAATTTTGAACGATATGAACTTTTGGTCCCGTCCTTTTTTTCTAAGGAAGCGATGGGGCATTTGAAAAGTGTCGGGGTAGACAAGGAAACTGATTTCGAGCGTTATCAGGCATTCCTTGCAGGACTATTGCCTGCAGGTGTGAGATCCCAAATGGGCAAAAAGGGCAAGAAATTAAAAACAGACCAACAAATATTTTGGCCTCTTCCAACGCAACTTCACTATGCCCAGTCTGACCTTGAAAGGGCTTTGAAAAGTATCCACTATTTAGGCCCGCTTCGCACCCCTGCCCAGAGATATTATGTTGCTAGCCTGGACGACGCTCCAGATTTTGACTCTACAGGCGCATTCCTACCTTCAATTCTTCATCAGCGGGGAAATGAGAAAATATTTGGTGGCGCGCCCGGTGTGAATCAACTAAGTCCGCAACAGCTAGACACTCTTGAAGGGGGCCTCAACCATTGGCTGCATTATCTTCGCACAGGTGAAATGGGACACTCCGCAGATGCCCCCCAGGAAATTAAGCTATCTGCTACTAAGGATGTGCTCGTAGAACTGCTGTTAAGAGCTCCTTCTGGGGCTAGCTCCCATGCTCTCACCGATTCGGGATTTGGATATTCTCAAGTATTACCAATTCTCGTTAGAGGCTTGCTTGCCTCACCAAACAGTACACTAATTATTGAGCAGCCGGAATTGCATCTAAATCCAGGATTGCAAGTCCGACTAGCTGTATTCTTTATCGAAATGGTGAAAGCTGGAAAGCAGGTTCTTATAGAAACTCACAGTGAGCATTTAGTTAATGCGATTCGTGTGCTCGCAGCAGAGGACCCGTCAAACGAAGTGGCAAAGAGGGTGGGTATCATATTCATGGAGATGACTGCCAGTGGGCCGATCGTGCACAATCTTAACCTCCAGCCAGATGGAACAGTCCCTGATTGGCCCCCTTCATTCTTTGGAGAGGCGATGTCCCTTAGTTCTCGCCTGTTAAAGGCCCAAAGAAATTTCATTAGCACATCAAAACCTAGTAACGCATAAACTGTAATTATGCCCCCACTGCTTTGTCCGTCCCCCATCATTCTTGACCATACGTTTCCACGAAGTGAGCGAGATTTAAAGGTAGCGGCGGCAGCTTTAGGCAGTCTCACGGATCACGCACTTGAATCCAAGGTGTCGCTGGTAATGACGGTAACGCTGAGAGATTTCATAGAGGAGATGGATTGGACCTCTAAACGTCCCGCTCTATTGCTAGAGATATACAGATTGCTGAGCCAACTATTCTTGCAGCCGAATACCCACACCATAATGGTAGATGTACTTGCCGTGACAGGACATGTCCCTCATCCCGTCCCGAGCGGAGCCACAGAAGATGGAAGAGTGTGGCAATGGTCTGATGAGCTTGGCAGATTGCTAAAGCTTCACGATAAATCAATACGAGGGGCGGGTTACTTCATTGGGGTGGCATGCGACAAAGGCTTCTCGGGTCAGGATACTGCTACTTACCATGTAAGCAGATATTCTCGAATGTTCCCTCTGATCGGTCCTAAAGAAATAGGGACATTGGAGGACGCTTATGAATGGGAATTGCCTGATCATGCCTATCAA
The sequence above is drawn from the Nitrospira defluvii genome and encodes:
- the rsmB gene encoding 16S rRNA (cytosine(967)-C(5))-methyltransferase RsmB, with product MVSDPQALQPIDAASAGRRAAMKALVAIEKAGLLSDDLFDQVSAFASLDQRDRAFMVELVRGVLRYRATLDWRLGLLSDRRIAKLPTLVQAVLRLGAYQLLYLDRVPDSAAVNESVRLIKQQSRRLGRDWSGFVNAVLRGLLRSPEPAWPDVVQDPVTALSVRYSCPAWMVERWCRTWGTERAEALCRATVEMPPLTLRVNRLRTSRTAFLAELAAANVAASPTLISEVGVQLARATSVADLPGYAAGHFYVEDEAGQLIPLLLDVQPGQRVLDACAAPGGKTTQVAALMENRGTIVAVDRATARLSLVMENCRRLGVNIVTPLMGDMRELIQAETASGAGRWAVARRESALSVPFDRILLDAPCSGLGVLRRHPDGKWYKTPESIAQHRLVQQDLLAETSRLLRPGGVLVYSTCSIEPEETESIIDEFCQFHCEFQRESVAPWLPPAGLPFVTPQGDLSTMANMNRMDAFFAARVRRSE
- the fmt gene encoding methionyl-tRNA formyltransferase, producing the protein MRIVFMGTPDFAVPSLEALLKSDDEVVGVVTQPDRPKGRGQDVIPSPVKVVCQREGIPVLQPLKMKDPAFLDALRQWAPDVIAVTAFGRILPPVILSLPPHGCINVHGSLLPKYRGAGPVQWAIMRGERETGITTMFMAEGMDTGDMLLRETVEIRPDDTAGTLAVRLAEVGGRLLVETLRRLKAGTLTPERQDDAQATLAPLLKKEDGLIDWTLTAVEIANRVRGLSPWPGAYTFVNGERWALWRVQASDESTGASPGTVTKVAKDRVEVATGGGTIHIIDIQPSNSRRMTMAQYLVGHRLAEGLSLQAAPPPAG
- a CDS encoding tyrosine-type recombinase/integrase, with product MMALFRRNRVWWMGFSYCGKQVRRSTEVTDKKVAEKIYHKVRTQIAEGKWYEPARGADKTVKELLERYLRDHSAVNKSPSSQRSDRSVALHLIRSFGDLTLRELRPSLIAAHKAKRRAEGAAAKTINIELGILSHAFQLAVKEWEWVTENPVIRVSREKVRNMIERWLTAEEEQRLLAASPQWLQEIIVFAANTGLRQGEILDLQWSRVDLFRKTITLLEQKNGAKDTLPVNAKTFEVLKARARVRSLKTDYVFFNGAGNRMDARDLLRVFYPVMRKAEVKNFRFHDLRHTFATRLVQAGVDIYTVQKLGRWKTISMVMRYAHHHPESLRAGVEILDRVPAGVSTNLAQSVSHTSAKVGTETALSG
- a CDS encoding helix-turn-helix domain-containing protein; the encoded protein is MLTTKELSAWLNIKPSTLYLWASQNKIPHCRIHGLIRFEPDAIQAWLNTFSAPMNNPPRLTRHDARDVDHLIAVAKAAHYTPRREKPDQDRAKQGGR
- a CDS encoding replication initiation factor domain-containing protein; translation: MDSAFTLSIDWLAFTVLASRPQETMKVLGGDWSRAKGGFRGYPLSWIRSDGGRGVGKLGTNAPRRPNEIHVDLSGGLVSALTLDQVRVLLKWIHEQQGHVTRMDCALDDRARTVPMATIRQAVADGHCVTRAAQVRQIVSNLTRGTGATTGETMYFGSPQSQTLLRIYDKRLEMQSKERENWQEFGVRWELEFKQDRAQLCARALANLDEADWKECVVGLLRIYVNFRQIPKDAEEEDRYRAPMLEWYALLTEGFQKGRLAQEKQVQTLQNVKRWVSDTLTPMLAVICATPGGEEWLQHEIVRGISRWKDRHRNLLKQPPNRFVTSAGGHAGRPC
- a CDS encoding plasmid mobilization protein, with the protein product MKSDDTKKETLQFKVTDQERKLIERCASDEGTTVSKYVRGAVLMSMVMDGKAEAIKIVAKEVGEKAFAVVRQKLTRPVQEGR